The following proteins come from a genomic window of Mauremys mutica isolate MM-2020 ecotype Southern chromosome 7, ASM2049712v1, whole genome shotgun sequence:
- the AMIGO3 gene encoding amphoterin-induced protein 3, which translates to MNAQALAHTLWKYLGKLLVILELSVQGNFLNTSAIPRRCPFVCICTSDLLSCAKQGLQQVPVALPPTATTLDLSHNALFQLHNRWLAALPRLQALRISHNRIMDLSPQAFHNATGLRHLDMSSNYLHAVEKHYFEALVRLEELLLYNNWIVQVDEQAFLRLSSLQKVYLSWNNLTQFPFSSMQGLSHPNLTTLDLSTNNLSRIPIEEVTALPVYIRNGLYLHNNPVRCDCSLYQMFKQWQQRHLSSVQDFLEEHTCMAFDNMARSLVRFLKYNKIFENCSLSQGSPGTSDVHATVLVGETLLINCNTSTHDTSATYMWISPRHEPIMHPGNGNRTLEVYHNGSLKIIAAKPWHSGVYVCMAIGKHHQLNKTHEVNVTIHYPMLDGESFSTGLTTLLGCVVSLMLVLMYLYLTPCHCFQCCKKAAAPSPPQECSAQSSILSTTPPAPDGPSRKISTSKHVVFLEPIKEAHNGKIRLAAKEDVTDTKNLKFLQLKSDSESVSSIFSDTPTMS; encoded by the coding sequence ATGAACGCACAGGCATTGGCCCACACTCTCTGGAAATACCTGGGAAAGCTGCTGGTGATCCTAGAGCTGTCTGTTCAAGGCAACTTCTTAAACACATCAGCCATCCCCCGCAGATGCCCCTTTGTCTGCATATGCACCTCGGACCTTCTGAGCTGTGCCAAGCAAGGTCTCCAGCAGGTGCCAGTTGCACTTCCTCCCACAGCTACCACCTTGGATCTCAGCCACAATGCCCTCTTCCAGCTTCACAACCGTTGGCTGGCAGCCCTACCACGCCTCCAGGCCCTCCGCATCAGTCACAATCGCATCATGGACCTCTCGCCACAGGCATTCCACAATGCCACAGGTCTGAGACACCTGGACATGTCCTCCAATTACCTGCATGCAGTCGAGAAGCACTACTTTGAAGCGCTGGTGCGCCTAGAGGAGCTCCTGCTCTACAACAACTGGATTGTACAGGTAGATGAACAAGCCTTCCTCAGGCTAAGCAGCTTGCAGAAGGTCTACCTAAGTTGGAATAACCTAACCCAATTCCCCTTCAGCTCCATGCAGGGGCTTAGCCACCCTAACCTGACGACCCTGGACCTCTCCACCAATAACCTGAGCAGAATCCCCATCGAGGAGGTCACAGCCTTGCCTGTGTACATCAGAAATGGCTTGTACCTGCACAACAATCCAGTGAGGTGTGATTGCTCACTCTACCAGATGTTCAAGCAGTGGCAGCAGCGGCAcctcagctcagtgcaggatTTCCTAGAGGAACACACATGTATGGCATTTGACAACATGGCACGATCCTTAGTCAGATTCCTCAAGTACAACAAGATCTTTGAGAATTGCTCCCTGAGCCAGGGCTCCCCTGGCACCTCAGACGTGCATGCCACAGTGCTCGTAGGAGAGACTCTGCTAATCAACTGCAACACGAGCACGCATGACACATCTGCCACCTACATGTGGATATCGCCCCGCCACGAGCCCATCATGCACCCTGGAAATGGCAATCGCACACTTGAAGTTTACCACAATGGGAGCCTGAAGATCATCGCAGCCAAGCCTTGGCACTCTGGGGTGTACGTGTGCATGGCTATTGGCAAGCACCACCAGCTCAACAAGACGCATGAGGTCAACGTGACCATCCACTACCCTATGCTGGATGGGGAGTCCTTCAGCACCGGCCTCACAACCCTCCTCGGGTGCGTAGTGAGCCTCATGCTAGTCCTCATGTACCTGTACCTCActccatgccactgcttccagtgCTGCAAGAAAGCCGCTGCTCCTAGCCCTCCCCAGGAATGCAGTGCTCAATCCTCCATCCTGAGTACCACCCCTCCAGCTCCAGACGGGCCCAGCCGCAAGATCAGCACCAGCAAGCACGTGGTGTTCCTTGAGCCCATCAAGGAAGCGCACAATGGTAAGATCAGGCTGGCTGCCAAGGAGGACGTCACGGACACCAAGAATCTCAAGTTCCTGCAGCTCAAGTCGGACTCAGAATCCGTTAGTTCCATCTTCTCAGACACTCCCACCATGTCCTAG